From Onychostoma macrolepis isolate SWU-2019 chromosome 05, ASM1243209v1, whole genome shotgun sequence:
TTTCTATCGATCCTGACAAAATGGATCAcagtttccaaaaatattatgaagctgcacaactgttttcaacaatattactgtttttactgtatttttcatcaaaaatgcagtcataagagacctctttcaaaaacattaaaaaatcttactgtcccCTGAACAGTAGTGCACATCTGAGGAAAAAAAGgtctttgtttttaataattaacatgAAACTTGAAAGTAATCTGACATAAGCATTCTGACGAAAGGTTCTATTGTGTCTGTAGTTAATGCATATGTCTGCTTAGTTTAACTGTGTATAATACCACATGTAAACCAAAGGAGGCACCTGGTGTGAAAATGCTGTTGTTGAAATGTTAGCAGCTGTTTGTTCACTCACAAACTAGGAGCCACAACAAGAGAGTTGTCCTCACATTGTGGGTATTTAAAGCATATAGATCACATGTGCAATCAGACACTAGACAGAAGGGAGATGTTTTTGGAaggctgagagagagagggcgagagagagagtgcaGTCAAAAAAGGAAGCTAAAGCCAACCACATTCCCAACACAGCTGAATGTGGAAATGACAGAGGAAGGAATAGGCTCAGATTAAGAATTGCCTGCTTTCTTTAAATGAAAGCTGTGGACCGAGTGGAAGACGGAAACTAGGGGAAGATTACATCCTTCCCCAAATCTCTGGACCTCACCTCGCTGTTGGAGCGTGTTTCTGAGTGCTTGTGGGAGAGCGACTGCCACACTATGTGGGCACTGGTGACTGAGCTGCTGTTCAGCTTCGTGCTGTTGGCCTTCATGGTCATCAGCTGCCAAAACGTCTTGCATATCGCCAGCAGCTCTGTCCGATCAGTGCTGGCCTACATTCACACTCAGCTGGATCGTGAGTTGGGTGAGAATGAAGGTGTGACTGATGAAGAGGAAAACGTCACCACTCGAGTTGTGCGCCGCAGAGTTATACTGAAGGTACCGACGAATGTTGTTGATATATAATCTGGGATATTTCTTAAAGACAGTGCCATAAAAGAGAAATAGCAGAGACTTCAGCTGTAGTAGGTTGTAAAGCTAGGGGATTACAGTGACACTTCGGCGGCTGGTTTGTTTCATTTGACCTCGTTTGAGTGCACTTCTGCAAACAAGCATGAAATGCCAGTGGCCTGTAAGAACAGTAGTACAGTGAACAGCTATAGTTGGTTCGGTGTGAGTGAAATGTGAGATTGTTCTTATAGAACATTAGGA
This genomic window contains:
- the ank1a gene encoding ankyrin-1a isoform X19; this translates as MWALVTELLFSFVLLAFMVISCQNVLHIASSSVRSVLAYIHTQLDRELGENEGVTDEEENVTTRVVRRRVILKGDEAEDLPGEQVSEEQFTDEHGNIVTKKDLTPTPKPSFTDT